The genomic stretch TCGGGAACTGCTGCACCGCCCCAGTACTGGACACCAAGGGCTGGATTTTCTGGATCCCGGAGCGCAGCAAATCCGTAGGAACCGTATCTTCAGGCACCAACTCGCTAAGGGTGGTGAGAGCCGCCAAAATTTGGCCCTTCATGTCTTCAATCTTGTCTTTTTCCTGCCGGTAAAACTGCAGAATTCGTTGCAGCAGAGCCAGAAACCCCGGACGACCAAAGCGCGGCTCCACCGGGAAATAGGTACCTGCATAGAAGGGCACCAAATCGGTGGGGGCCAGAAACACATTCAGAGGCCACCCCCCTTGCCCACTCATCAACTGCAGCGTTTGCATGTAGATGCTGTCCAGGTCAGGGCGTTCCTCCCGATCCACCTTGATGGGCAAAAAGTGTTCATTCAAGAAAGCAGCAATCTCGGGGTTGGAGAAAGCCTCCCCTTCCATAACCGTGCACCAGTGGCAACTGGAGTAACCAATCGACAGAAAAATCGGCTTATCTTCGGCACGGGCTTTCTCTAGGGCCTCCGGGATCCAAGGCCACCAATCCACCGGGTTCTCGGCGTGCTTACGCAGGTAGAGGCTGGGGCTAGTGGCGAGGCGATTGGTCATAGACACACCGAGCTGTGCTTTCAAGCTAGCGCGTCCTCCTGCTGAGGCCGACTGTTATTCAAGATACACTTTTTGCCGTCAACCCATGCCTAAGCCGCAAGGGATCCCTGAGGTCAGGCTTGCCGTTCTTCACTGGCTGGGGTTAAGAACTCAAGCGAGCGCCCGTGGAGAACCAGCGTAGTGCTGGTATTTTCCACAAAGCCAATCCGTTCGTAAAAACCCCGCTGGTGGGTGGTGAACAGGTAAACTCGCTCCACCGATTGCAGGTGCGGGTGGCTGATCAAGGTTTCCACCAACTTGCGCCCAATCCCTTGGCGACGGTAATCGTGATCAACCACGATATCCCAGATCACGGCTCGGTACACCCCGTCGGAAGTGGCACGTCCAAAGCCGATTAAGCGTTCTCCATCCCAAACGCTAACCACTGGATGGCTGTGGGCAATGGCTTGCTCCATCTGTTCCCGTTGGCGGTTTTGAGCCCAAAAGGCATTGCGGTTAAACAGCGGAATCAGCTGATCCAAATCCAGCTCGGCACGATCCAGAGAAAAGCGAATGTTGCGGTTATCCACCGGTTGATGGGGGATAGCAGCCATAGGCTCAAGCGAGGGATCCAACATCAGACAAGCCTTAGGGGTTAGAAAAAAGTAAGGTTGACAGGCAAAACAAGGGATGAACTAACTGGCTGAGGCATTTTCAGCGGTCGGCTCCGGGTGCTCCAGGGCATAGGCCTTAAAGCGTTCCAGATCCGCCTGGATTGTACTCTCCACCACTTTGCCCACAAACAAGCCATCCAAAATTTTGCCAATAATCCCCGGAATCTTGTAGGCAACCGACAGCTTGACGATGGTGCTGCCCTTGCGATCGTAAAACCGCAGCGCACCACGATTGGGCAAGCCTTCCACCGAGTTCCAGCCAATGTGTTGGTGTTTCACCACCGTGTGGGTACGAGAAATCCAACTGAAGGTGAGGCCGCGCGTGTCCAACGTCCAACGGGACAACTCCTGATCCAACAGTTCCACCGAGCGGATCCACTTCATCCAACGAGGCATCAGGGAGAGATTGGCCCACAAATCCCAAACCTGCTCAATCGGAACAGGCACCTCCACCTGACAGGTATGCTCTAACCAATCGGATTCAGACATAGGGCCTCGCGTGCAGCATCCAGCAAAATCTATCTGTTCGGTTTGCCTGTTCACCAGACAGAGCCTCCAGATGGGATCCCTGCCTTTACAAAATTTTATATCGACCTAAGATAACATTATTGGCCTTGTGAACGTCTTGGAACCTGTGCTTTTCAGCAACACCACTTTTTCACAGGCCGGTTGCGACTTAGGCGCGTGAGGGCAGAGGCAGAAGCCGGATATCATGGTTGCCATCTGCAAGCCTCACTTGCACTACTTCGCTCTATCCCCTCGTTTGACTCACCGGAACAACCTCACCATGGTTTCACAGTGGAAGCAGCATCTCAAGAACTATTTTGTGGCGGGGTTGCTGGTGGTGATCCCGTTGGCGACCACAATTTGGCTAACGGTGGAGGTGGCCACCTGGAGTATTGGCTTTCTCACCAGCATTCCCAAGCAATTTAACCCGATCCAGGGACTGCACCCGATTTTGATCAACCTAATTGACCTAGGGGTGGGCCTATTTACCCCCATTTTGTTCATCCTGTTGATCGGGTTTATGGCCCGCAACATCGTCGGCCAGTGGCTGCTGAGCCTGAGCGAACAACTGCTGCATGCTATCCCGGTTGCAGGGTTGGTCTACAAAACTCTGAAGCAACTGCTGAGTGTTCTTTTGGCCCCCAACAATCAGCGGTTCCGGCGCGTGGTGCTGGTGGAATATCCTCGCCCCGGTATTTGGGCTTTGGCTTTCGTGACGGGCACGGTACAAACTCCCATTCGTCCCGATAGCCCGCAGCGCTGCCTTAGCCTTTTTGTGCCCACCACGCCCAACCCCACCACAGGCTGGTATGCGATTGTGCCGGAGGAGCAAACGGTAGAGGTGTTCATGCCGATTGAGGATGCTATTAAGATGCTCATTTCCGGCGGCATTGTCACTCCCGAAAGCTTTGAGGCCGGGTTGCAAAGACGGGAAGGAGCCTTGGCGGTGACATTGCCGAATCTGCGGGAGTTGGTGGAGCAAGAGCGGGCCACAGGTGCTCACACGGACGAGTCAGCCCCTTCCGAAAGGGCTTTTGAGGCGGATCGGGCTCTCTAGCTTGAGAAGCTATGCAGCAGGATAGGAGGGAACGGAGCCCACGCCACTTTGGGTCTGGCTCCTCCCTAGGTCAACTTGTCACGCCCACAACTGATACTCTTTCACCTGCTCTAGCCGGACATAAAACGGCTGCATGGCTCGATCCAGGGCCTCAACCTTTTCTGGAGGGAAAGCTTTCCAGTCGGCACGGCTGGCCCAGTGGATGATGATGTGCACCAATTCGGCATCCTCCCCATCCAACCAAGTTTCCTTGCGCAAAAAACCGGGATGCTCCCGCAGCGGGGATCCCCAAATCTGCTCATCTTGCCTGAGAAATTCTGCTTGGCCAGAGGGGAGAACGCGAAAGCAGAGGTGTTCGATGGTGATTGGGCTGGGTTGAGGGGCAACCATAGAGGGGATCCCTTAAAACTCTGGTTCCTCATCTGTCGCTGGGACTTCGGTGAGTTCCAGATACTTTTGCTTGACCGCTTGAATATCCTGCCACATCAACCACTTGGGACTGCCGGGGGTGCGAGCTTGATTGCGCAACAAATAGGCCGGGTGAAAAATCGGCATACACCAGCGCCCCTGCCACTGTATCCATTCCCCCCGTATTTTCGTGATGCCGCGCTTATCTCCCAGGATCGAGCGGACAGAGGTCGCCCCCGTCAGCAGAATAATTGCCGGATCCACCAGCCGAATCTGCTCCAGCAGGTAAGGCCGACAGGCATCCATTTCCTCGGCGGTGGGCACACGGTTGTTGGGGGGGCGACACTTAACCGCGTTGCAGATATAGGTATCCCGCTCGGGATCCAACCCCACGGAGGCGAGGATTTTATCCAGTAACTGGCCCGACTTGCCCACAAAGGGTAGCCCCTGCAGGTCCTCGTTTTCTCCTGGCCCTTCCCCGATAATCAGGATCTTCGCCTTGGGATTGCCCCGTTCCACCACCACATGGGTACGACCTGCCGCCAACTCACAGCGCTGACAGGCCAGGCAATGCTGTTTCAGTTGTTCCAGGTGGGTGTAGGTTCCGGGTGGGATCGGCACTTGAGCTGACAAAGGGATCCGCTGCCAATCGGGAACAGCCTCTTGGGCAGGAGCAGCGGGTTGAAACTCCTCTCCAAATAAGCTGGGCTGAATCTCCGAGGTTGGTTTTTTGGCCGCCATTGCAAGTTGCAGTTCCCTTGTGCAGCGATCTTCGGTTGCCCCTCTAGGCTTGTCAAGTTATCAGCCTCTCGTGAGCTTTAGGCTGCTTGAGGGTTCGCCTGCCCGGAAAACTCCGAAATAAACTGATCGATCTCCCGCAGAATGCGCTCGGTTTCGGAAAGAGAAGAAGGCAAGGTTTCCAACACTTGCTCGTCTGCTTCCATCGCCCGTTCTGCCTCTTGGAAGGTCATCATTGACCCATCGCTGAGCAACAGTTCCAACTCATTGAGCGCCACCATGGCCAGTTGTTGTTCGGTGCGATGCAGTTTGCCCTGTAACGCTTGCAGCTCCTCTTCTTGAGCGTGCAGATTGGCTTCCGCCCGTTCGGCACGGGTGGTGGCCAGTTGGGCGATTTGCTGTGCTTCTTCCCGTTGTGCTTTCAGGAGGCTGATCTCCTGTTCGGCCTGGGCCAGCCGCTCTTGTAGGCTGTAAATCTGTTGCTCCCGGTCTCCCAGTGTGCCCTCTAACTGACGATTCCGAGCTTCGATTTCCTGACGAGCAGTGTTGGCTTGGGCCAGTTGTTCTCTCAAGTCTGCTATCTCATCTCCTAGGTGGGTCAACTGACTTAACCGTTCCAAAATTTGAGCATTTTCTACTTCCAGTTTTTCGATCAGGGCTTGCGCGCTCATGAGTTCGGTTTTGGTAGAATCCAGCTCACCACAGACTTGATCGTAGTTGGCGATCAATTCGCCGATTCGGGTTTCCTTAACGTGCAATTCTTCCCGTAATGAGTTGAGCCAGCGGTCGCTTTGCTCCATCCGTTGCTGTAGAAGGGGAAGCTGGGTCAGAGCTTGCTGGGCGGTGCTGAAAAAGCTGAACAGTCCCTTGCAGCGGCGCTGTAGGTTGCTATGGGATTGATCCAACTTGTCAAAGGCTTCATTCAGGGAGAGATAGGCCTCGCACAGTTTCATGTAGCGGCGGGCCACGGAAGCAGCATGATCCATAGATAGAGTCCAGATTAGGGGGTGCCGTGTCCATTTTATGCCGTTCATTTTATCGGCCAGACCTGGAAAAGGGGGCATTGGATACAACAATCCTGGACTTAATTGACCTTTAATATGGATGCCTGAATCTTACCTGCCTGGGATTGCTCTCTGCTTTGCTCAGAGAGGGATTGAGCTGCTCGCTCACCCTCCATCCAAACCCACACAAAGGGTTCCCAGCTTGCAGCCATAACCCTCTGCAATCTGCACATATTCTGCACATATAGTGGTTAAAACCAGAAGATATTCAGCAAAGACACTAGATACGGAAGATACGGGAAAAGTCTCTCACCGAGGGATCCTTTCCATCTCAAGGGTTCTCCCCAACAAGCGACCCCGCAAGGATAATACGAGTGGGTTAGGCTTGAGCTCACCAAACCCCTCTCGCCTATACCCTGCTCTAGCTCTATGACCCAACTGGATGCCCACACCTGGAACCTGATCTTCGGCGGACTGGATACGGAAAGCAAATACAAGCCCTTTGCCCTACCGGGTTCTCGCCCCCACTACACCCCGGATCGTCCAGGGCAGGTGCAGCATATCCGCTTGCAGTTGGACTTGGATCTGGAGTCTGAGATCGTCTTGGGCCACTGCCAGATTCGCTTGCAACCCGTTCGGGCCGGGATCCACACCTTGAAATTGGATGCGGTGCGCCTTGGGATCCAATCGGTACAGGTGGATGGGGAAGCGCAAACCTTTACAGATGATGGCGAGAGCCTCCAGATTCAGCTCAGCCAACCCACTGGTGAGGATCCCCTTACCCTGGAGATTACCTACCGTCTGGAAAAGCCGGAACGGGGCCTCTACTTCATCAAACCCAGTGCCCACTACCCCAATAAACCCGTGCAAGTGTGGACGCAAGGGGAAGATGAAGATTCCCGCTATTGGTTCCCCTGTTTTGACTATCCTGGCCAGTTGGCCACCTCCGAATTGGTGGTGACGGTGCCGGATCCCTACCGGGTCATATCCAATGGCCGTTTGCTGGCGGTGGAGCAACTGCCGGGGGGCAGAACCCGTTATCACTGGTACCAAGAACAGGTACACCCCACCTATTTGATGACCCTGGCTGTGGGCGACTTCGCGGAGATTCAAGACCATTGGCAAGGGATCCCGGTTACCTATTGGGTAGAAAAAGGGCGTGAGGCAGATGCCAAGCGATCCCTGGGTAAAACCCCCGCCATGATCGAGTTTTTCTCCAATGCTTTTGGCTACCCTTATCCCTACCCGAAATATGCCCAGGTGTGTGTGGCAGATTTTATCTTTGGCGGCATGGAAAACACCTCCACCACCCTCCTCACCGATCGCTGCTTAATGGATGAACGGGCGGCTTTGGATTATCTGTGGACGGAGTCATTGGTGGCTCACGAACTGGCTCATCAGTGGTTTGGGGATCTGCTGGTGATCAAGCATTGGTCCCATGCCTGGCTCAAAGAAGGGATGGCCACCTATGCGGAGGTGCTTTGGGAGGAATATACCACTGGCTATGAAGAGGCTGCCTATCACCGCTATCAAGACCAACAGGCCTACCTCAATGAAGACAGCAACCGCTATCGTCGCCCAATGGTAACCCATATTTACAAAGAAGCCATCGAGCTCTACGACTGTCACATTTACCAGAAAGGTGGCTGTGTCTATCATATGATTCGGCACCAGTTGGGAGATGATCTGTTTCAAAAGGCGATTCAAACTTTTGTTCACAATCACGCCCACCGCACCGTCGAGACCATCGATCTGTTGCGGGCAATCGACCAAGCTACCGGCCAAAATCTGGCCCCTTTGTTTGACCAATATGTGTTCCGTGGTGGTCATCCCGACTACAAGGTTGCCTACAGCTGGGATCCCGATACAAATCTGGCCAAAGTTACCGTCACCCAAACCCAGGATAAAGAGTATTTATTCGATCTGCGCATCCCGATTGTGTTCGGGTTTGTCAGTAAATCTAGCCCCGTTCCCAAGCTAAAAACCTTCACTGTGCGTATTCACGAAGCCGAGCAAAGTTTCTACTTCCCCCTGGAAGAAAAACCCAGCTTTATCAGTTTTGATCATGGCAACCACACCCTCAAAACCGTGGAACTCACCTATGGGATCCCGGAACTGAAAGCTCAGCTCTACCATGCCCCTGATTCCATTGCTCGCCTGCTGGCCGCGCAGGCTTTGGCCAAAAAAGGGGGAGTGGAAGTCGTGCGTGCCTTAGAAACTGCCCTCAAGCAGGAGCCCTACTGGCATGTGCGGGTGGAAATTTGCAAAGCCCTGGGCAGCCTCTCTCTGGATCAAGCTTTTGAGGTGTTGCGATCTACCCTTCAGGATCCCAGCCCCCATGTGCGCAAAGCGGCCATTGAAGCCCTGAGCCAACAGAAATCCCTGGAGAACTTCCAAGTGATTCGGCCCTTCCTGGAGCAGGGGGATCCCAGCTATCAGGTGGAAGCGGCAGCAGCCGTGGCTCTGGGTACCATTGCCGGCTCAACCTTGGAACCGAAACCGCAGGAAGCCGAGGTGGTAGCTCTGTTCCAAACCGCCCTGGAGCAAAAGGCGGGCTGGAATGAGGTGGTGCGGGCCGGAGTCCTGTCTGGCTTGGCCCAAATGAAGCGTTCGGAAAAAGCCCTGGACTTGCTTTTGCAGCATACCCAGTTGGGGATCCCACAACCCTTGCGCTTGGCAGCCATCCGCGCCTTAGGCACCTACGCCTCCGATCAAGAAAATCCACGGGTTCTGGAGTGTTTGGGGGATCTCTGCCGCGAGACTTCCTTCTTTACCCAAATGGCGGTGATTACGGCCCTGAGCCAACTGAACAGCCCGAAAGCCATCCCTCTCTTGCAAAGCCTGGGTACACAGGATGGCCGCATTGAACGGCGCATCAATGAAGCCATTCAAAAGGTGCAATCCCGTTTGGGGGGTGAGCAATCCACGCAACAATTGCGAGAAGAACTGGATCAACTCAAGAAAAGCCATCAGGAATTGCTCAGTCGCATCGGTTCTTTGGAAGCCAAAGCGGGATCCCCCCCAGCCAACGGCACATCTTCACCCAGCTAGACTCCAACTAGACTGCGGTGCAGAATGGCTTTGGGGTTGTTTTCTGGGCAGTTGCGGCTACCATTACACCTTGAATGCTGCCGTGGGAGGCTCCCCCTTACAAAAGAGGGCAGGCTGTCAAAAGGCGAGCTGTATCCAAGGATGGGGAAAAGTCATGTTCCAGCGTGTTGCTCTCGGCTCTGCTGCATTGGGGCTGCTTTTGGCCGTGCAGGTCATGCCCAGCCACGGATTTGGAGAGCCTCGGGTGGTGCCCGACACCAGCTTCTATTTCGATAATCACCGCTTTGATCGCTACCCGGATGCGATTGTGGTGCGGGTGGTGGATGGTGAGACCTTGGTGGTGCAAATTCAAGGGGAACAGAAAATGCGCCTGATCAAGCTGGCAGGCATCGAAGGCATCAGCTCGGAAGAGAACCCCTACCACCAACAGGCGATTGAACTGATGCGTGAGCGCATCCTGTACCGCACCGTCAAACTGGAGGGGGATAAGCTGCTGCGTAACGAAGATGCCACAGGCTTGGTGGAAGCCTACGTTTGGTTAGAAGGCCACCAGATGAATGCGATGTTGGTGCGCAATGGCTTGGCGCGCATCGTCCCCTACAGCCACAACATTAAGTACGACAGCTACTACGGTGGTCTGCAGGAAAGAGCGCAACAGGATCGTCTCGGCATTTGGAGCCGCTTCTAACCAGCTTCGCCAACACTGGGAAAAGTTGTAACCTGAACTTAGACCTCTTTTTACCTCTTACGTTTGCTTTGCCAGTCGAATCCTCTCCAACCTCCAGGGATCCGAATCGTTGGCTGAGGCGATTGCCCTTATTCGCGGGCATTTTGGGTAGCGGCCTACTGGTTTTGAATCGGCTGCTTTTTACGCCAGAATTGTCCACCAGTCAGTCGCGCTCGGATGCTTTGGGGATCCTCCTCAGTGCTTTGTTGATTTTGACCGGACTCCTCTGGCAGCAGATCCAACCGATTGCTCCCAAAACCATCCCCCTACAAGGGATCCCGGGCCTCGACTGGCACCCTGGCTTATCGGAGGCTGCCAAGCTGGAGCTGGCCTGGGCCTCCCATACCCTACTGACCACCACTGCTGCTCGCACGGTACTGGTTTGGGTCGAGGGACAAACCCTGCTGCAACGGGGTCTACTGGCTAGTGCCGGACAGTTGCCTCAGATTGAGCCCAAGAGCATTCTGCAGCGGGTTTTGCGGACGGGCCGACCTGTTTACCTGGTGGACTTGAAGTTGTTTCCAGCCCGAGCTGAATTTGATCGGATTTTACCCACGGGATCCCAGGCGGTACTGTGTCAGCCGATCGGAGAAACGGGGTGCCTGATTTTGGGCAGCGATACTCCCCGCAGTTTTACCCAACGGGATCAGTCTTGGATTGCCGCTATTGCCAGCAAGTTGGAGGTCGTACTTGCGGGGGAAGTTACACAAACCATGACGGAATCCTCTCTAGAGTCACCCTAGATGAAGTTGGAATCAGGGTTTGAGGAAGCTACAAAAAATAGAGATCTTCAAGATCTTCTAACAGGGATCCTCTAGCCCTTAACTCCATGCCAGGGATCCCCCTTAAATAATGCAATCCAAAAGCAGGGGGCAGCCGTATCGAGGATAGCGGAAATGAGGATTGGCTCAGAGCGCGAGTTGGGTTCTGGAGGTGGGATCCTGTGCAAGCGACAGTAGTATTGATCTACGCGCGGACGGGTCAGCCGACTGGATACTACCGACAAGGAGTGCATGGGTTTGCGTTCAAATTTGCACGCAGACAAGAGAGGGAGCCGCAACCCATTAGGATAAAGTATGGTTTCAGGAACGTGCTGCATCTACAGCACCCTCTTGCTAGAAACGACCTACGGTCTACGCAGCCCTGTCGTGACGGCGGGAACCGCGCGACCCAAAAGGTCATCAAGTCTATCTTCTTCCTGCGCCGCACCCCGGCGCGCTTCGTTGTGGGGCTAGATGCTGGCTCTATGTCTGATGTTCCTCGGCTGAGCGATTTGCCCTCTCGCAGCGATTCTGAGCTGATTGAGGCTCTCAAGGCTGGGCAAGCTACCGCTCTCAGTGTGCTCTACGACCGTTATGCCGGGTTGGTGTACGGGCTAGCCCTCAAGATCATGGCCAATGCCACCGATGCTGAGGATTTGACGCAGGAGGTGTTTGTCACCCTCTGGCGAAAACCCAGCTATGATGTGCGGCGCGGATCCCTGAGCAGCTTTCTGTGTGTGTTGACCCGTTCTCGAGCCATTGACCGTCTCCGTTCCAAGGGGAGCAAACAGCGCTTTTTGGAACGCTGGCAGCCTATTCTCAGCGCCGACACCCTGACGCCAGCTCCTTTTGAACAGATTTCCATTGAGGAACGTCGTCAGGTGGTGCAGGAAGCCCTCAGCCAATTGCCCGAAAACCAGCGGCAGATTCTGGAGTTGCTCTACTACCAGGGGTTAAGCCAGGCGGAAGTTTCCCGACAATTGGGGATCCCCTTGGGAACCGTCAAAACCCGCTCTCGCCAGGCCCTCTTCAAATTGCGTGGATCTTTGCAGCCCCTTCTCCGTTGAGTTATGTTTGCCCGCTTTTATGTCTGAATTGTCTGAATCTACCTCTGAATTTGAAAATGAAATGGGCCAGGGTCAAGCCAACGAAGACCTGGCAGGCTACCTGCTTGGGGATTTGCTTCCCGAAGAGGCCCGTGCCCTGGAAGAACGCCTGCAACAGGATCCCCAGTTGGCGGTGGAATTGCGAGCGTTACAGGAGACCCTGGAATTGTTGCCCTACGGCTTGCCCGGGGTGATCCCGCCTGCGGGTTTACGAGACAAGGTTTTGGCGGAAGTGGGTTTGGCAGAAGCACCCCTGCCCCTTCAATCTGCTTTGCCTGCGCTGCCAGCCAGTCGGTTCAAGGCTTGGTGGCGGTGGTTGGCCGGCCTAGTGGCGGTGGCTTTGGTGCTGCTGGGTCTGGATAATTGGCGATTGCGTCAATCGTTGCAACTGGCCCAATTGGAATCGGTGCAAGAGTTGGCCAACCTTCTGCAACAACCGGGATCCCGTCTGGTGAATTTGCAGGGTGAGACTGGGGTGGCCAACCTGCTATTCCGGGTTGGGGAGTGGCAGGAGGTCGTTTTGGCCGCAACCCATCTACCGCAACTGGCCTCGGGGGAGCGCTATCACCTCTGGCTGAAGCTGGACAACGGCGACATTCTCTACTGTGGCGATTTTCAAGTCGATGCTTACGGCTCAGCGATTGTGGCGATGCGCCCGCCTCGCACCCCGCCCAGCGGAACCCGTGCCCAAGAACTGTGGATTACGGCCCAAGTCCCCACCAGTCCCCGAGAGCCGCGGGGAGAACCCGTCTTGACAGGCAAGGTCTAGTGTCCACCCGCAATCGACGGAGATTGTTCTTGCTCATGGGGCCATTGCTGGCTCTACTGGCTTTGTGGTGGACGGATCCCACCCCGACCACCCTCAGCCGCTACGTCACCTCTTTGCAGCAGCGCAGCGGATCCCAGATCCACAACATCCGCCTAGCGGCCCAGGCTTTGGATGGGGTTTACATTCAACCGGGAGCGACTTTCTCTTTTAATCAGGTCGTTGGGCCGCGCCGCTTGGAACGAGGCTATTTGCCGGCGCCGGTGTTTATGGTGGCCGAAACCCTCGATTCCGTAGGGGGCGGAATTTGCCAAGTCTCTTCCAGTCTGTACAATGCCGCTTTGCTGGCAGGGCTGGAGGTGGTGGAGCGACATCCCCATTACACTGTTGTGGAGTCCGTGCCTGCCGGATTGGATGCCACCGTTTGGTATGGGCTGGCGGATCTGCGGTTGAGGAATCCTTTCCCTTGGCCAGTAAGGGTGCGAGCAGAAATCCAAGGGCAGCATCTGGCGGTATCGGTGCTGGGGCGGGGATCCCGACAAGTGGCTCCAGTTCCTTCTCTGCAAGTGCAGCACCATTGGTTAGATGAGCAGCACCTCCAGGTGAGTGTGTATCGCGGGGATGAACGCCTTTCCCAGGATCGCTATGTGATTCCTCGCTAGGATTTAAGAAATTCCCGGATCCCTCCAAATCAAATCCTCTCCTTGTACCTCTATCCACCCGCCACCCGGGTAATCGGGAGTACGGCTGCCACGGCCCATGGGCAGCAAACGGATCCCAGCCTCCACCTGGGCAAAGCTGGGGTGATGAGGCAATACCTTTTCCAGAAACTGGAATAAAATCTGCCGCTGAACCGCTAAAGGAGCCTTCCGCAAGGGATCCCGCAACAGCCTGGGTGGATTTGACTGGTACACCACTGGCCAAAGTTGGGTGGCTTGCGTCAAGACCACCTCATGTTCGGCTGCCAGCAAAGAGGCCAGCCGGTTCAAAGCCAATTCCAATTGAGGATTGAAATGCTCCCGCAAATAAGGGATCACCTCCAGGCGCAGGCGATTCCGGGCATGGGCTAAATCCTGATTGCTGCGATCCGGCCAGACGGGTAAGGAATAGGCTTGGCAAAACTGCTCGGTTTCTGGACGGGAAACCTCCAGTAAAGGCCGAACCAAACGCGGAGAATCGGGATCCCGAGCCTCCACAGGGCGCTGCC from Thermostichus vulcanus str. 'Rupite' encodes the following:
- the tilS gene encoding tRNA lysidine(34) synthetase TilS yields the protein MARLSPLHLRVQHTIRQKHLFYPGQRLLIGLSGGQDSFCLLKILQDLQPRWGWELFVLHCDHRWSEDETDCAQFLQKWLQQQGLPHAVETADPIRWDEAGARAWRYQQLSKWAKAWECSAVVTGHTASDRAETFLFNLLRGTGVSGLTSLDWQRPVEARDPDSPRLVRPLLEVSRPETEQFCQAYSLPVWPDRSNQDLAHARNRLRLEVIPYLREHFNPQLELALNRLASLLAAEHEVVLTQATQLWPVVYQSNPPRLLRDPLRKAPLAVQRQILFQFLEKVLPHHPSFAQVEAGIRLLPMGRGSRTPDYPGGGWIEVQGEDLIWRDPGIS
- a CDS encoding VanW family protein encodes the protein MGPLLALLALWWTDPTPTTLSRYVTSLQQRSGSQIHNIRLAAQALDGVYIQPGATFSFNQVVGPRRLERGYLPAPVFMVAETLDSVGGGICQVSSSLYNAALLAGLEVVERHPHYTVVESVPAGLDATVWYGLADLRLRNPFPWPVRVRAEIQGQHLAVSVLGRGSRQVAPVPSLQVQHHWLDEQHLQVSVYRGDERLSQDRYVIPR